GCGGACGACTGGGGCTGGTTCTGGAGTTGAAAGTACGTCTCTTGAAGGATGTACATGCGCCGGGCATCCTGATAAGCGCCGTTCACGAAGAATTCCTTTACGAAATAACCTTCATCCAGAAAGCCGCAGCTCTCGTAGAGGTGAATCGCCTTCTGGTTGGCCGTGGCCACAACCAGGTAGATCTTGTGCAGGTTGAGGATGCTGAAGGCATAATCGAGAGCCTTGCTGATCAGGGCGCGCGCATGGCCCTTGCCCTGGTGGGCCGGATCGATGATGATCTGAAACTCGGCTCTGCGGTGGATGGTGTCGATCTCGATCAGTTCAACCAGGCCGATCCTCTGATCCTCGCTGTCTACGGCAATGAAACGCCGTTCTGCGATGTCATGGATGTGGCGCGCGTAGAGCTCCTGCAGTTCGTCGAAGGATTCGTAGGGCTCTTCGAACCAATACGACATCACATTGCGGTTGTTGTTGAGGTGATGAACGAAACGCAGATCACCGCGCTCCAGGGCC
This portion of the Cyanobium sp. NIES-981 genome encodes:
- the speG gene encoding spermidine N1-acetyltransferase encodes the protein MSNDLVLRALERGDLRFVHHLNNNRNVMSYWFEEPYESFDELQELYARHIHDIAERRFIAVDSEDQRIGLVELIEIDTIHRRAEFQIIIDPAHQGKGHARALISKALDYAFSILNLHKIYLVVATANQKAIHLYESCGFLDEGYFVKEFFVNGAYQDARRMYILQETYFQLQNQPQSSAPPCPASRS